GATTCGGATTTTGCCGATCCGTGCGAAGATACAACCTGTACCTTAATATCATATTCGCCAGCTTCAATATTTTCCAGTACAGCAAAATAACTACCTGAATCTGGATTACGGCGCAGATCCATTACATTGTCATCAATCAATACTGCAGCTTCCTGTAAATTATTTCCCTCTATGTGATAGCGAACTATTATCAGCTCATTCTCATATACTGATTCATTCTCATGATTTACAATATCAATATCAATATCAACAATATTCTCATCTATCGTATGGTCTCTCTGGGATATCTGCTCCAGGAATACCAGCTCTGAATCCCTGCTTGAAAAAACATCAGATACCCTGGCAATGACTAGAGATGTAACTTTCCCATCAACTTTCTGATTATAATAAAATACGTCACCTATACTGATATCCTTATCAGCAAGAGTATGCCCATTCCTCTCAAGTCTAAGACTTACATGATCTTTTGAATTTTTCACATGATCATATGCATGGAGAACATAATCATTTTCCAGTTTTGTAGAAGACCCGATCTCAACAGTCCGGGATCTGTCAAAGAGCAGAAAATCTTCTGTATCCATCAGAGGATCACGGTACTGTTCAACAGCGATTTTGATACTGCTGGATTCACCTGTACCAATTATTTCCATCGGGGTAAGTCTTAACACAAGATACCCAGTATCTTTATCGTTCCTGGAATGGGTTACAGTATATTCAAGTGCAGAGTTCTTCCTGGCAATATGTTCATCCAGTTTAAGCCGGTCATTCTGATGATAGATCTCCACCATTGCTGATGGACCGCTTGTTCCAATATCAATGACCTTAAAAGAGTATTCCTGTTCAAGCAAAAAGTCCTCCCCAATTCCGATTTCACTCTCGGAATAATGAATAAGGGCATTCCTTTCATATCCAAATGCACTGGAGGCTGTTGCCAGTACCAGAAATACTGTGAGAGAGACAATGATTATAAATTGCACATTCTTCATACGATCACGGATAATATATTGATTTAAAGAAAACTATTTCACAACTCCATACTTTTTATATTAACAGATTAATGTATCGGTACATGTTATGGCCAAAATAACATTTCCAGCTAACAAAAGGTGACCCCATGAAATATTTAGTGCTCATTGGCGATGGAATGGCAGATTATCCTATCGGTGAGATCGAAGGCATGACCGTATTGCAGTATGCCAGAACTCCAAACATGGATTATATTGCAGACAATGGAATTAATGGGTTGTCTCAAACAGTTCCTGAAGGGATGGCCCCGGGAAGTGATGTTGCAAACATGTCAATTCTTGGATATGATCCCGAAAAATATTATTCAGGCAGAGCACCGCTAGAAGCTGCAAGCATGGGGATAGTTCTTGAAAAAGATGATGTGGCATTTCGATGCAATCTGGTCACTTTAAAGGACGATATCCTTGAAGATTATAGTGCAGGCCATATATCCACCGAACTTGCAGAAAAACTGATCAATTCTATAGACTCTGATATCGGTTCTGAAAGTATAAGATTTTATGCCGGAATGAATTATAAACATCTTCTGCTTTTAAAGGATAGGAAGGGTATTGAAGCAGTATGTACTCCTCCACATGACATCATGGGACAGGAATGGGAACTGTATCTTCCACATGGAAAAGATGGCGAATTTCTCTCTAAGATAATAAGAAGAACCCATGGCATCCTTTCAGGGCATCCTGTCAATATTGAAAGAATAAAGAACAGAGAAAAGCCTGCAAACTCAGTCTGGCTATGGGGTCAGGGATATGCACCTGCATTTCCAAAATTCAAACAGCTTTACGGACTGAATAGTGCTGTTATTTCAGCTGTTGATCTTGTAAAGGGTATAGGCATTTATGCCGGATTTGATGTTATTGAGGTTCCTGGAGCAACAGGATACTTTGATACGGACTACAGGGCAAAGGCAGAATATGCAATCAAAGCACTTGAAGATCATGATATTGTTTTCGTGCATGTTGAAGCTCCTGATGAAGCGGGACACATAGGAAGTATTGAAGAAAAAATAAAAGCAATTGAAAATTTTGATCAGAAAGTTGTGGGAACCATACTGTCAAATATACTAGCCAGTGACGGGGAATATACAGTACTTATAACTGCAGACCATCCAACTCCCATCTCACTCAGGACACATACAACAGACCCGGTCCCCTTCGCGATCTATTCTACATCTCTTACAGAGAAGGACAATGTTTCTGCCTTTGATGAAGATTCTGCATCCAATGGATCAATGAGGACTGTCAGGGCAAGCAACCTGATAAAGATCCTTCTTGAATTATGATATTTTTTTTGAGTTAATGAAATTATATTCTTTTAATTATTTAAATAAAAAAATATATATTTGGGTATTACCAATTAAGTGATATGCCATCTTGGTGGTAGAATTATCTAAATGATTAATAAGGAGTGGTGAGTATGAGAAAATTAGGATTACCAGGAAGAAGAGGTCTACTGGGTCCATGGGATCCATTTGAGGAGATCAGAAGAACACAGGAGCGGCTGAGTGAACTGTTTGAGGAGGTCAGCTCAGAGACTGGTATGGTCAGAGGGCAGGTAATGGCACCTCTTGTAGATGTGGAAGAAAAGGATAACAATATCGTAGTTACTGCAGACATTCCCGGTGTTGATAAAAAAGATATAGATATTAATGTAAGGGATGATATGCTTGAGATCAATGCCAGATGCCAGCGGGAGCTGGAGACTGAAGAAGAAGGATATGTGCGTAAAGAGCGTTCATACAGTATGTTCTCAAGATCGGTTTCTCTTCCAGCACCTGTAAAGGAAGAAGGGGCAAAAGCAAAGCTTGAAAACGGTGTACTGAAAATAACTCTTCCAAAATCAGAAATCGAAGAGGAGAAGAAAAAGATAATTGTGGAATAATCATTCCAGCTTCTAAGTTGTCAGATAATCAATGTGCCGGCCTACCATGGTCCGGTACATCTCTCTGACCTTCCATTGCCGGCTACTGATAATTTTTTTTACAAATGAAAATATGGTTTGCGGCATCAGTTAATAGGTTATCATCATCTTTTGCTCAGTCGGGGTAACTGTCATCATCGCCGCGATCAGAAATATAGAAATAATATTATTTATAACTAAAGCCTTGACCATCATATCCTGAAGAATTTCTGAAATCAGGCTAACTGTTTTATCTGGAAATGGTTACAGAAAATATATTCAGATGGCACAGGTTGCTGTCAGTAAAAGAGGTATCACATTGAGAATCGAGTTGTTTACTGTAAATGACATACCAATGATCAGAGAAGGAGATGACCTTGCTGCTATTATATGCAATAATACTTCACTGGAAGACGGGGATATAGTAGTTATTGCATCCACAATAGTAGCAAAGGCTGAAGGAAGAATCTTTTCACTGGAGAATATAGTTCCTGGCAGGCGTGCAATAGATATTGGGCACAGGTGTGGCAGAGATCCTGCATTTGTACAGGCAGTACTTGATAGAAGTGTTGAATGTCTTGTGGAAGCTCCTTTTATACTGGTCCAGCTTGAAAGTGGACAGATATGTGTAAATGCAGGAATTGACGATTCAAATGTTGAAGAGGGATTATTTCTGGATCTTCCTGAAGATCCTGATGCAAGTGCCAGGCGTATTGCTGCAGATATCAAAAAAATGACCGGTATGAGAGTGTCTCTTGTGATCACAGATACAAATGGAAGAGCATTCAGGATAGGGCAGACTGGAATAGCCATTGGTATTGCAAACATTGAACCTGTCAGGGACTGGATAGGAGAAAGCGACCTTTTCGGAAACAGACTTCAGATAACTCAGGAAGCTGTTGCAGATGAGGTCGCTTCTGCTGCAAATCTATTGATGGGAGAGGGTAGCGGCGGAACTCCTGTAGTGATAATGAGAGGATTGAACATACACAATACGACCGGATCTATCCAGCAAATTTACCGTATCGAAGAGGAAGATATTATTAAGAAGGGACTTAAGTGTCTGCAAAAGGATTCCTGAAATATTCAATTTTTAGAGCAGGAGTCTGTTTTTGTAAGGTAGGAGTAGTTGACATCCTTATCCAGGCTGCTCAGAGTAATTGATCACTTCTACACTGGCATCTGAAAAGAAGGTAAGTGAATCGCTGTCGGGATAATCTGCAAGGTACACAACTCTTTTGATATTGGCATTAATTATCATTTTGGTACAAAGAATACACGGCTGGTGTGTGCAGTATATTGTTGCGCCTGCCGTGGATACGCCA
Above is a genomic segment from Methanosalsum zhilinae DSM 4017 containing:
- a CDS encoding cofactor-independent phosphoglycerate mutase; the protein is MKYLVLIGDGMADYPIGEIEGMTVLQYARTPNMDYIADNGINGLSQTVPEGMAPGSDVANMSILGYDPEKYYSGRAPLEAASMGIVLEKDDVAFRCNLVTLKDDILEDYSAGHISTELAEKLINSIDSDIGSESIRFYAGMNYKHLLLLKDRKGIEAVCTPPHDIMGQEWELYLPHGKDGEFLSKIIRRTHGILSGHPVNIERIKNREKPANSVWLWGQGYAPAFPKFKQLYGLNSAVISAVDLVKGIGIYAGFDVIEVPGATGYFDTDYRAKAEYAIKALEDHDIVFVHVEAPDEAGHIGSIEEKIKAIENFDQKVVGTILSNILASDGEYTVLITADHPTPISLRTHTTDPVPFAIYSTSLTEKDNVSAFDEDSASNGSMRTVRASNLIKILLEL
- a CDS encoding Hsp20/alpha crystallin family protein, with translation MRKLGLPGRRGLLGPWDPFEEIRRTQERLSELFEEVSSETGMVRGQVMAPLVDVEEKDNNIVVTADIPGVDKKDIDINVRDDMLEINARCQRELETEEEGYVRKERSYSMFSRSVSLPAPVKEEGAKAKLENGVLKITLPKSEIEEEKKKIIVE
- a CDS encoding coenzyme F420-0:L-glutamate ligase → MRIELFTVNDIPMIREGDDLAAIICNNTSLEDGDIVVIASTIVAKAEGRIFSLENIVPGRRAIDIGHRCGRDPAFVQAVLDRSVECLVEAPFILVQLESGQICVNAGIDDSNVEEGLFLDLPEDPDASARRIAADIKKMTGMRVSLVITDTNGRAFRIGQTGIAIGIANIEPVRDWIGESDLFGNRLQITQEAVADEVASAANLLMGEGSGGTPVVIMRGLNIHNTTGSIQQIYRIEEEDIIKKGLKCLQKDS